A stretch of DNA from Arachis hypogaea cultivar Tifrunner chromosome 19, arahy.Tifrunner.gnm2.J5K5, whole genome shotgun sequence:
ttatttatatatatttatgtatatatatggatgtactctttttgagttgttgtaagttgaatggtatttatggatgtacgttatcgaacgaaagtatctttgggagcggtattgcggtttaaagttttaaacaggctcatattttagtattaataaatataagtgtcgtcgtaatgtccgaactatcagagtcgcgcagccggaagtgcgaGCTTTGGTATTTAGGGTGTTACAAGATACGCCTACGTTTTTAAAGTGTGACAATTGCGAGAGATATGGCTACACTTTAAAAGGGTGCCAATAGCtagagatatggctacgcttttaaagtgtgacAAAGTCGCAAGAGATATGgctatgcttttaaagcgtgccagtaGCTAGATactgctacgctttaaaagcgtgccagtAGCtagagatatggctacgctttaaaGCGTGGTAAAAAGTGGCTACTGTACAGAATAGCTACGCTTTCAAAGCATGGCTATAAGTTTGTTcaagttcaattttttttaatcttcaaaATAAAACCTAACAAAATTCATAGATAATGTAAAATTTAGACAATATACAACCTTCATAACAATTTTAATTACTATTAACAATATAAAACCTTCATAAACTTGTACAATAAATATAGTGGTTGATAACATGACAAGCTCTAACAAAAAATCAAAGTCATAACAACTACCCATAAATTTGTAATACATGCATTACAATTCCAAAAACTATTACATTATCTATTTCCTTTACATACTTAACTACAAATATAAAACTTCATGATTACTAATCATCCATTACAAGTATGAAGCTCACATGCCTCCATATTGTTTGAGCTAAAAGAGTTGATCTCCAGAAGGATAGGGTTTGTGATAAGGCCATATGTTATAGGATCAATTTTTCACAGATCCCCTCCATACATTAGGGGAGACTTTGCTATCGCCCAAAGTGTTATCTGTAAGTCAATACAACCAGTCAGTGTGTACTGATAATACATGTCACACATCAAAATTTGCATGACAATATGGGAAAGCAACTTAATTGTGCTTTTACAAATACCTGTGTCTTTTGCTCTTCTAGATTGAGTCTACAATACCTGTGTGGACCTTCATTTATACCTACTGGATTTTGATGATCATCAACATTTCCATGAGTATCATTTTTAAAATGAGTTTGTAGCAATTATCAATGATAGATGATTTTAAACATCTTTTGTGTTTATAAACTAACAGAATCAGTGAAGCAACAATATCTTCATATTAACAGAATAAATATGTCTGATGAGAATCCTCCATAGTTCTAGTGCTTTATGATTCGGGTATCTAACAAAAAGTAATTTCTATATAATACCAGGATCTGTTAGCCATCCAAATGGAAGCATGTCCAAATCAGGCCAGAATTTCCCATTTAAGCCAGTTGCTCCTACCAGATTAGCAGTTGCAAAATTCctgattcaaaattgaataaactAACTTTATTCTATAGCCAAGGATGGAGAAGCATCATTATTGAAAGGTAATATGAAGTGATACAATGCAAGCACCCAAACTGAAATAGATCAATTTAATAACCTCGTTACGTCGAAGTAACCTTTTACATCCCACTTTGTATTCCAATCATCTCCTGTAATAAGATACATGCTGACCAGTCCAATGACATCCTTGGCCATGGCTGGTGTCACACTAGTTCCAGGAGACAAGGAATATACAATGGAGCGATCAAGCTTCCTTAGAACCTAAAATGACATGTCACATTGTAAATTGGTCAATGAATCTGCTAAGATATTTACTGATCAGGAGTAAAGCAAACTGCATAATACCTCTGATACATAGCTTATTTCACTTAAATCCAAGTCACCACCAAATACACAGTCATGTTTCACTGCAAGTATAAAACAAATTACTGGTTGCTAAATTTTAAATACCATTGAGTAATTTCTTCATACATGAATAAACAAATATAATCTTCTTTACCTTTTTTAATTCAGAGTATCCCCtaattagtacataaaaaataatcaatctaATCTTCAAGATTTACTCACCTCTCTAACAAATGAAAACATAATCCATGGTTGACtatttttaaaagtgtggccaaaagataatccttttcttaattttagttGAACTAGAAGCTTTGAAATTTGATATATGAAAACACTGACTAAAAGTTATAGAACCACTAAAATATCAACTCTATCTCACTCTTCCTAAACAACAATCTCTCAAAACAAATAGTACACATAGTGTATAGAAGGAAAGCTAATGCAGTATATTGCTTAAATTTATCCGTGACATGAGTATGATGATATATCACATATATAAATTGACTATAAGTTGTATCTCAATTTCAAAATCAACACCCATGAAGCATACTGCTCATAAAGGGATCTCAATAAAGCTTTCCTAGCTCCCAACGATGTATTCACACTCATGAAACCATGAGGTATCCATGCACAAGCCCTTGCTGGGATTGCTATGTCTTTGGCACCCCAAACTCGACCAGATTCTTGATAAGCACCTCCCATATAAATTTAAAGAAGAGGAATTGAAGGTCAGCAACAAAGTTTAGCTTAAGGTAAAAATAACATTCCCAAATCTTTATCCAAGAAACTCAGCTGCCATGACCAACATTAGCCTGGAAAGAACAATGACTTATCTCTAAAAACAACATTcccaaatctaattttttttatatatgctatTGTGATTAAACTACAAATGGTAGTTAGATTAGTTATTTACTGATTAACAATGCTTAGTTAAAGTAGTGATTAACTAAATTAGTAGTTTTTCTGGAGTTTAGTTAGGTTTCTAATGTTAGGTTAAATAGGTagtagaaataaaataagaatgtaaattagtttaattttttagatttaatgTAATTCTTAAGCTTTAGGTTAAAGGCCtagtaatttagttaaaaatcTAAGTCGTTCAAAATTTATTTAGTTTAGGttggttaaaatttttaataatttaatttagtttaatttatttagaattaatatATTTAGTGTTATTTAGGATTAATTATTTAGGATTAAATTATTGAGgattaatttatcaaattatttaatgtagtttaattttattaaattattaatttatttaatgtaaCTTGTGATGGTTATAAAAGAAATTTTTTCATCATGGTGCAGCCACATCGATGTATTACCAGCATGAGGAGGCAGCATGGTATGCCCCTAGATGACAGGATCATACCATACAAGCACATGGCCGGCTTAGCCCCCTGGCGAGGCTCAACGACCACTGGTTTAGGTTGGATAAGCCGCTGGTCAGTGCATTTGTAGAGCGGTGATGGCCCGAAACTCACACTTTCCATATGAcattcggagagtgcacgattaCGCTTTAGGATGTTGCGTACCGTTTAGGGCTTCCCATCGACGGACATTACGTCAGCGGATGCTTGACAGATTTCCAGCGGTTCATTAATTGCGGGAGACCTGCATGGGATTGGTTCCAGGAGTTGTTAGATATGTTTCCTTCAGCGAACTGCATCGACAAGTTCATGGTGAAGTGCACTTGGATGCAGGAGGCATTCAGTCACCTTCCCCACGACGCAGACGAGGAGACAGTTAGGAGGTACGTGAGGGCGCACATCATAATGCTATTATGCACCCAGCTCTTCCGTGACAAGTCCGGTACACGCATGCATATCTGGTGGCTACCATTCGTTGCAAGATTGGAGGATATGGGTGGATACAGCTGGGGATCTGCTGCTTTGTCGTGGTTATACCGATGCTTATGCCGTGTGGCCAACAGGAATGTGGTTAAGTTAGTCGGTCCATTGAAGCTCCTCTAGTCACGGATCTTTTGGCGGTTCCCGGGTTTTAGTCCGAATGGGTTTGACGCCTTTCATTAGCCATTTGTAGTGAAATAAAACTTGCAAATCTTCGTCACTGCATATCACAAATGAGTCGTACTTCATCCCATCTCGAATAACAGAAATCGGAATTCGATAATATAATTTTTCGATCCGTTTCATTCCATGCAGACCCAATCTTTGTAGTACGGTATTATGATAATCAACTAGGCTCATAGAAGGTCTGATAAAGATGCTCAAAGGATCTTTAACAATAAACTTAATTCTCGATTGCGTTTTTTTCTTAATCGTGCCTTTGTAGTGCACAAGAACTACAAAGCTATCCTCTGTAGCC
This window harbors:
- the LOC140182200 gene encoding protein MAIN-LIKE 2-like, with protein sequence MRRQHGLPIDGHYVSGCLTDFQRFINCGRPAWDWFQELLDMFPSANCIDKFMVKCTWMQEAFSHLPHDADEETVRRYVRAHIIMLLCTQLFRDKSGTRMHIWWLPFVARLEDMGGYSWGSAALSWLYRCLCRVANRNVVKLVGPLKLL